Genomic segment of Malus domestica chromosome 15, GDT2T_hap1:
ATCTTGCAAGTTATGCAACTTAAGTGGAAAACGATGGACTTCATATATTTTGTGCATCCACAAGCTTTTAGAGCGAAGTTCTGTTTTTTATTACCACTTGCGTCACATCGTAGAGGGAGTTTAGTCGTTAAGTGGTTGCTTAATCTGTTTAACGGTTAAAATTACCATCCCTATTTAAACAGTTGGTTCAATTTTAATGGAAAACGAGACGCATCGGAAACAACATTGATGTGCAGCGTAATAGAATGAGGACGACATcgattgaattgaaagaaagacAACGACACTACAACTTCCATAATAACAAGTAAAAACTTGCAAAAACATGTAGTAAATCAACACATAATTATTCAGGATTGCAGGtttaaaccaaaagcaaaaacaagagTTACAAGAAAAGCCTAAAAAACTGTTCAGGTTCCTCTTCCTGATGTTCTTCCATCGTAATCGTATGCCGTCGTTAAGTCAGCTTCAAGTGCAACCATAGATACCCTTACCCTTCGCTTTCGAAAAGATGTATAGTAGGCCAGTAGCCATGGACTTCGAAACAATCGCTGTTCTGATAACATAGTAACACAAAAAATCATTTGGGGACATGAGGAAGAGTGAGGCCTCTAGTCTGCATCTGCTTATACATCCATTGCCAGTTCTCGGGGGTGACTTCACCCCCGAGAGATCGAATAACAGATCCGCCACTGCAAGATCCTACTTTGCAGCACTCCTCCAGAGATAATCCCTTCACCAGTCCATACAAAAACCCACTCGCAAACAAGTCTCCTGCTCCTGTGGCGTCTACTGCATTGGCTTTCCCTATGGCTGGAACTCGCACAATCTGACatatcaaaacaaaaaattcagaAGATACATCGATGATCAAGATCAAGTAACACGGGGTTGAATCTTACTAAGGTTCCTACCTCTTTTCCGTGCTTTGCTATACATCCGTTGGAGCCTAACGTCACCACAGCCCAGCGGCAGTGTTTTGCCAGAAACTCAAGTGCAACATCGGGATCAGCCTTCTGTTCACCCTCGGAACCTCTACAAGAGAATTTAACACCACATTACCAGTCtggtagaaaaagaaagaaaaatctaccgaaatggaagaaaagaagagtcaactttatttcatcaaaattgGGGTTAACAGTTTTAACATGTTACAATTCCAACCAAATGAAAGTCACCTTAGCAACTCTGTTGCTTCATCCTCATTGGCGAAGCAGAGGTCTATGTCCCCTGACTCCAGCAGCTGTAGAAGAGGCGATCTAAAGTTGCGAACCATCTGAGTAATGTTTAAGACTATATAAGATAATCTATAGAGATCTGAAACTTGATATCAAAAGCCGAAATAAGAAAACAAAGATAAGAAACAGAACTATGTATTTTCACTTTGCTTGCAAATAAAAACTCAAGATTCTACACCAAAGCACTTGCAGccttattagttttctttagtTACATGCAGAGAAATGCAGTGGGAGTTGGAAAGGGATTAGCCTTTCAGTTGAAAATTGTATGGGGGTTGCTACACTCTAATGAAATTTTTGTCACTCATTTGGAGGATGGGATTTGTCCAAATTTGCTGTCAAAGCAAGTTGATATCCTACTCATGACTTATTTATGGGGTGAGAGCGTTACGACACAAGATAATGCCGTCTCCAGAATAAagatcgtacccagtgcacaaggctcccgctttacgcagggacCATAAATAAGTCATGAGTAGGATATCAACTTGCTTTGACAGCAAATTTGGACAAATCCCATCCTCCAAATGAAAGATTCTGAAGAAAAATTCTTGTACCTCAAAACTGGCCAAGTCTAAGGACACAAAAAGACCCTCTTGTTTCGCAATTGATATAGCTGCTTGAATCACTTCCAAATTGATGATACCATACCTCAACAACAGCCACTGAAAGAAAAGAGATATCAGCATTTACATCTACAAAACCCTTTCAACTATTTAAATCATACCGTCTGCGTCTAAGTTTCACACATGGTACCGCCTAAAGCGCATTATGACACTACACTTTGTTGGAGAAAGTATAGAAGACACTTACCTTAGAGCCCTTAAAGTCTGCTCTCGTCAAGTCATCGGCCTGGATAACATAATTCTATTCTTTGTCAGCTCAATCGAAGAAGTTAGCAAAACACTGACAGCTCAagcacacaacacacacacatgcacacagaCACGCAGATACGTATGCATATGGGCATCTAAACAGAGGCATGCACCTGAGACTGAAGTTTCACAGCACTTGAGAGACAAGGACGCATTGTCCGGTTGCCCAACGCATCCACCAAGCAAACACACTGCACCACACCAAATTACCAACAAAGCTTCAGCACTCAGCATCTACAAACTCAATCTGaaaaccccccaaaaaaaaggaaatgaagCTAAGTAATCACCTGAGCTGTGGGTCCCTTCTTCATCCTCAATCTAGAGAGGTTCACAGCATGAGAGCTCATGTTACTGACAAATAACTGGCCTTGCTCATCATCTCCACAGGCACCAATTATCCCACAGGAGACTCCGAAACCGGCACTCAGCCCTCTGATTGTATTGGCCACACTGCCGCCGGCTATGGTTTTCATTGGCAAGGAATCATCAGGATATGAAATTACATGGGGTTTCACCTCACTCAATATATGCTCAAGCTCTTCAATTGCAACCTACACCAGAAAATATGTCCCAAAAGCTGAAGTCTTCAACATTCTGATTGAATTGAGCAACAATAACAAAATCCATGATTCCAAATTGCATAAATCAATCAAAAGCACCAAAATTTACGAAACCCAAGTAGCAAAAAACAGGAAAAAGCAAGAAGAAGCTATGAAGTCAAAAGGGGTTTACAGGAATGGAGCCACCACGCTCGCCGGGGAGTTGATCGAGCAGGGACCAGTCGACGCGGGCAACATGGTCGACGAGGGCGGAAGCCTGTAGTCCCAGTACCAGAGGAGCCTCTCGCGCGGTGGAGTTGCCGGTGGCGGTCAAGGCTTCTGCACCCATTTTCCTGGCCCCTCTGGCTCTTTGGGAATTGGGACTCTGCTCCCTCTCACCGTCTGCACGCTTCGGCTTGTGGTGTGTCGTGTATTTATATACACTGCAAAGAGAGCAGGAGGCGCAGTTGCAACTTGCAAGTTGCAGATCCTCATCAAATAATTATGTTATAATCAACTTTatcacaaacaaaaaatatgaagaaaCAAACTGCACTTTCGATGATTAAAGGCGAAAATTAATTGGAGGAAAATAAATGGTAGGGCATGTAGAGGAGAGGTTTATAGGGTAGGGTTTGATTCTTTGAATGATTGGTGGGACTACTTTTTCTATGTTTTCCTGCTGAAAACACGGAGATTTCAGCTTTCTAAGATTCCGATTGGCCAATAATTGTTTTGGAAAAGATTCTATCGTGTTCATAAAATACTAAAAATTTTAAGATGCTAGGttttatatttcattttctcCTTCTGCGCTGTAACAGTTGGATTTCACGTTTCCAAGtttctaaaaagaaaatagaaacgACTCTTTGCGTAAATCACATTTTTAATGTAGATagtatcgtttgttcaaaaaaagaatttaaaaaaatatgctcCTTAAATTTCTCTCAATTGTCACCGTGTCATGTTGACACCAAAGTTTATGCAAATATAACGGCTCAAATCTCGCCCGTGCACCATTCATGCAAAAAACCATGTCATGTATTTTGTCGTAAAGCTTTCTTTTACTATGCCTGATTTAATGCATAGGCCAGTAGGCTGGGATTAGAGCTTCAGCTGCCCAGCACATGGAAAAAGTCTTTAACATATGGCCGCATACGGCGTCTCTCCCAATAAGCAGGGCGACAGATAGAACGCAATGCAGGATCCCTGCCGGTGTATGTCAGGCCGCATCCGTGGTCCGATGGTCGGACTGTAGAATTTTCCCAGCACGGTTCGTGCTTGACGATGAAGATCATCTAAGGTGCAAACTTGAATCCACCCCACATGGAAACATGGACGATCACCATCCCCATCGACCACAGAGCGTGATGCATACGATGTTTCCCGTCTTGTATTTGAGTGCAATGACAAAACAAAATAGACAAGAGAGATGTGTCATGCTATACCTTGGTATGAATAGGCAGATGAATATACAAATCAACTACAAATGGAGAAATTAGGTACCTTTGGATACGAAAAAACCCTTCATCAAACATACAAACCGCCGAAGCAGAAAATGCAGTTTCTGAGAAGCCGAGAAAGAGGAGATCCGATGGCCGGAAAAGATTCATACTTCTGCCTTAAAACAAGTCGGCTATTATTGGGAAAGGAAATGATACCTTTTCCATGTATTTGTACTTAACAAATTTCTTGGTGCCCCAAATCTCTCAAGATTTGAGTTAAACAACTAACGAAATCATTTTTGGTCCTTTGCTGCTTTATCTGGTAATACATTATCGGGAAGAATAAGTTCTGGGGGAATCTCACGAACGACACCTAGCATTGAGTCATACTCCTCATCCTTGTGGGCAAACTTCTTGCGGAGGGCCTTCTCAAACTCAATCTCATCAAACGACTTCACATTCTCAGCTGCATGGACTTGTGCAAGGTTGGTGTAATTGGTGGCTGACTGGGTGATGAAGGCTATTTCTTCATCTGTGAGCTTTCTCAGAAATTTTGCTGGGTTTCCTGCCCATACCTGTAACACAAATGTATTTTACTGCTTACTCTAAAATGAAACAAAGTTTTCAACCACAGTTGACGGTTCATGGACTGCAGAAATGAAAGATTCACTTAGCTGGTCTAGATAAAGCTGAATCCGAAACCATAACATGCAATTCCAAGCACAATCATAATTCATAGAATTCACATTAATATAGTTCTCTGACTTCCAGAAAGATCAAGAAGATAGAGATATAAGAAATATTTGGAATaactgttttttttaattatgtatttcgttgaatcttgggagcagcctctccataaatgggggtaaggctagccgacattcacctctcccagaccctgcgtaaagcgggagccttgtgcactgggtacgaccttttatgtATTTCGTTGAATACAACGTCGAATATGTTTTAGGTCAGTGATCTGGATTCTGAATCAATAGATTCAAATTCTCAGCTACTTTTTGCATGCTTGTTAAGACTTCCAATATCCTTTGCAAATACAAGGATAAAGAGGGTCAGCATGTGGGCTTTTAGACATACCTCTCCACTGGGGATTTTTGTATTCTGTCTCACCAGGGATCCAGCAGCTACCATGGCATGTTTCTCAACGACGACGCCATCCAAAAGTGTGGCTCCCATGCCAACAAAGGCCTCATCCTCAACAGTACAGCCATGTATAACAGCACTGTGACCTGCTCAAAGCAAATTTTTGTTGCGTAATTTGTGGGATATTAATCTGAACTACTATCAGACCGACTCCAAGTTCCAATTAAACACATCTTTGACATCACATTTACTCACCTACAGTAACATTATCTCCAATAATGGTTGGTAACACCTTCCCACTTAAATTTGACTTCGCCACATGAACAAGGGAGTTGTCCTGTATGTTAGTTCCATATCCAACAACGATGTTGTTCACATCACCTAGCACAAATACAGTTTTACAAATTATCACCAAAATCCATGATTCCATAAACAAATACAGCTCATATTCACCTATATTGACAATAAACCAGATTTTCAACAGATAACTAATCTACTACAAGTACTCAGGCACTACTCTTATCAAGCTAAGCTCCATATACAGTGAGAAACATGACacaatggaaaagaaaatatgatAAGTGATAACTATTCCTAGTTTTATCTCGCAACTTCTGTGAAGATCATTTGATATTAAAAGAAATCCATGGTTTTTGCAAAGTGCATCAGTAACAATAAAAACGAATCTGGATATATCATGGATTTTAAAATGCCTCTcgcaaaacatttttttattcaaaaactcttaaaacaactttttttttatcattaaggGCACCTCTTTTATTATTCAAgacatttttttattcaaaacccTCATAGAGTGTGACTCTCTTTTTTTATGGTCCTTGTAATATAACAAATGtccttaataataaaaaaagttgtCCAAGTGTTTttcgataaaaaaaaagtttgaggGACTTTATATTAGTTCTCCCTAAATCTAACAACAGATGAAGAATAAAGAGGTTCTAGATATGGAAAACATCAAGAACAAATCATCAGTTCATTAACcaacaaaaatgataaaaaaaaaaaaggtcgtacccagtgcacaaggctcccgctttaatcagggtctgggagaggtgaatgtcggctagccttacccccatttatggagaggctgctcccaagtctcgaacccgagacctaccgctcatgggcgaaggcacttgccatcgcaccaagtgcgacctcttaacaaaaatgataaaagaaaaaaaaattaaaataaagcaTCATAAAATGAGCGTCCTTTCTTCCAAAAGGCCCCATTGTACTTAGAAAATCATTCATACATCCGTATATTATTGTGTCTCAAAAGAAGTTCTTACCTCTTAAAACACATCCATACCATATGGAAGACCCTCTTCCCACTTGAACATCGCCAATGATGGAGGCACTTGGCGCCACAAACACATCCTTGTCAACCACAGGAGCTTTATTGAATACGTTCATCAGAGTTCTATGCTGAGACACTACAGAAAAGAACATAATCATCATCCTCATGCACAGAAAATGaaagcaaaacccaaaaaccgTGAATCGCCCATGTACTCAAACTAAGAATGTGCTATGCTGATTGCTGAACAATGTATTAGCTTTTCAAAATTAGGTGAACCAAACTACCAATGGGTggacatatatttatttttccattCTTGTTTTCTTCATTTCCTCCCCCTCCTCAATCGTAAAATTTTGAGCTTATGGCTCGACTGACTACAAACACGCCGAAAGGCCACCAATTTACCACCTTTACGAAGACCCAATTGCTTCCAATACTCAGAAATGCTCCAAAAATCTTCATTTCACGTAAATGATAAATATTAACGATTTCCAGGAACGCCCatataacaaatttatcaaattaatgTTGGGTTGATAATAATCTAATAGTAGAACACACTATCTAATTCTACAATTACCCatcaaatcaaatgaaaagcAAAGCCCTAGACTTCATGCTAATTCAACAGCTGCGATGTCGAAATCAATAGGAAATGCGAACCAAACAGCCCCTAAATTACCAAAATCATACAAAATAAATCAAATTCGAAATTAAGAGCTTGAGCTGAAAAGATGGGATCTAGGGTTCGAGAGAAAGGGCTTAGGCTTACGCTGCTCTTTGAAGTAGTAGCTGCCCTGGAGGCTGCTGCCGAGGCGATCAATGGCCTGGCCCGTCTCCCGAATCCAGAATCCGACAGTGTATATTGCTCGTCCTAAAGTCCCCATCTTTTTCTCACTTTCTCCGCCGGCTACCACCAGCTCCTCCGCTCACTGCCACCCTCTCCGACTCTCTGACGTGATTTGAAGCAGGCCGGAGAAAAACGAAGGTAATGGCCCAAATGACCGGGTAGGGTAGAATATCTCATATTCCAAAGCCATGGGAGGGTATAACAGAATTTTCCCTTCCCGGCAACTGAAGTTACCAAAACATCCCCGGTTTCTATTTAATTGGAGCCAACAAACTTGATTAACTATAATTCAAATGTTTAGATTGACTTGTGTCCTAATTTAAGGTGGGCTAAAGAAATTTCTTTAGTAATGAAAATTATGTATACTCATTGTCAATAGCATTCGAGTCTCATTAATCCGATCGGAAAGACATATATCCCAATAAAAGAGATGTACTAGAGggaaattcaaattcatattcATAAGGACAGATGAAGAAATAGTCCATTTGAAATGTGATGGGATACCTCTTGCTTCATAATAAAAAGGAtcaatcatgattttttttctaatagatgatattaattatattaaagAGAGATTCTACCTCATAAAATATtagtaataatgtaatttaaaTTCGCGTTTGATGATAATTGAACATAAGATAATAATAATCATGTTGAAAGGCTTTAATTAACCGCTAAGCCGAAAGGCCATTTAAAGGACGCGGTTAATTTGCCAAACACGAAGCTGTGCGTTTCGATGCCTTTAATCGCGCGCACGCAATTGAGGTCTAGCGTGCGACGTTCTTCCTCATTTCGATTTTCCTGGAAAAAGGAAACAGATAAGAAACGAACAATCGCACCGACATTAACTAGTAAATAAGCTTACGAAATTCACACAGATCCGCTTAGAAATTTGGATTACAGTTAGATTCTCTCAGCGGATCCAAAACACACTTCAATTTTCTTCAAGGTAAAGATTTGTtcctatttttctatttttcctgAACTAAATtattgggtttttttattatatagtattaaaaaaattccttttttttttaaaaatttattttccttagAAAGATGTTTGATTCCAAACTGGGTTTGTGAAACTATTAGGTTTTGATTCCCCAGAAATGTGAATTGTTAGGACCGAATTAATAGTTCTCTAGAGGTGAATCGGCTGATTAATTTTCTCGGGAACCAAACAGAATCTAATCTTTTGATTTGGGCTATTGCTTTTGATGGATGTTCAGGAAAATATTGATGGAAGGAGTTGAGGGCGGCGATGCTGGGTCGGCAGTGGCGCCGTTGGCGAAGTGGA
This window contains:
- the LOC103450461 gene encoding uncharacterized protein, giving the protein MGAEALTATGNSTAREAPLVLGLQASALVDHVARVDWSLLDQLPGERGGSIPVAIEELEHILSEVKPHVISYPDDSLPMKTIAGGSVANTIRGLSAGFGVSCGIIGACGDDEQGQLFVSNMSSHAVNLSRLRMKKGPTAQCVCLVDALGNRTMRPCLSSAVKLQSQADDLTRADFKGSKWLLLRYGIINLEVIQAAISIAKQEGLFVSLDLASFEMVRNFRSPLLQLLESGDIDLCFANEDEATELLRGSEGEQKADPDVALEFLAKHCRWAVVTLGSNGCIAKHGKEIVRVPAIGKANAVDATGAGDLFASGFLYGLVKGLSLEECCKVGSCSGGSVIRSLGGEVTPENWQWMYKQMQTRGLTLPHVPK
- the LOC103450460 gene encoding gamma carbonic anhydrase 1, mitochondrial isoform X1 → MGTLGRAIYTVGFWIRETGQAIDRLGSSLQGSYYFKEQLSQHRTLMNVFNKAPVVDKDVFVAPSASIIGDVQVGRGSSIWYGCVLRGDVNNIVVGYGTNIQDNSLVHVAKSNLSGKVLPTIIGDNVTVGHSAVIHGCTVEDEAFVGMGATLLDGVVVEKHAMVAAGSLVRQNTKIPSGEVWAGNPAKFLRKLTDEEIAFITQSATNYTNLAQVHAAENVKSFDEIEFEKALRKKFAHKDEEYDSMLGVVREIPPELILPDNVLPDKAAKDQK
- the LOC103450460 gene encoding gamma carbonic anhydrase 1, mitochondrial isoform X2, which gives rise to MGTLGRAIYTVGFWIRETGQAIDRLGSSLQGSYYFKEQRDVNNIVVGYGTNIQDNSLVHVAKSNLSGKVLPTIIGDNVTVGHSAVIHGCTVEDEAFVGMGATLLDGVVVEKHAMVAAGSLVRQNTKIPSGEVWAGNPAKFLRKLTDEEIAFITQSATNYTNLAQVHAAENVKSFDEIEFEKALRKKFAHKDEEYDSMLGVVREIPPELILPDNVLPDKAAKDQK